From the Actinopolymorpha singaporensis genome, the window GGGTTTCGCCTTGCAGACAGCCGATCCTGGCAAGCTGAAGGCACAGGCGCACGAGGATCCGTGGAAGCGGCAGCCGCCGTGGCTGCTGGCCGAGCCGGACAGTCCGATCGACCGGTTGTGGAAGCTGTACAGGAAGGGCCGGGTCGAGACCGACCGGATGAAACAGGTCCGGCTTCTGTGGGAGATCTACAAGGTGCACATCGAGGAGGGTCCGTTCCTGATGGGCTGCGTGGCCGACGCGCCCCAGGTGACCGTGGTGCACAAGGACCTGCGCAACGTGCCGGCACGGGAGAGTCTCGCGGCCGGCGGCTGGGTGAATGCCTGGACCCACCCGACCCCGGCGGTCTACGACCCCGAGACCTTCTACTGGACCAATCCCGATCAGCATTCGTAGGACGCACACCTGCCCGCAGAGGTCGGGAACTGGCCGCAATGGTTCCTACGGTTGCGGCCATGACCAACCAGCTCCCCACGCGGCTGACGTGGCAGCAGGTGTGCGCCCGGCGCCTGCAGGTGCACGCCCTGGCCCGCCCGGCCAAGGATGCCCGTCCGTCCGAGATCGTCGCGGCGACTGCCGGCACCCATGCGCAGGTGATGTCGGCCGCCGAACTCGGGATCGCGCTCCGGATCGAGGGCGCCACCCGCGTCGACGTCCGGCACGCGTTGTGGAACGAGCACAGCCTGATCAAGACGTTCGGGCCACGCGGCACCGTTCACCTCCTGCCCGCGGCCGAGCTCGCCGTCTGGACCGGCGCGCTGTCCGCCGTCGCGCTCGGCCCGAGCCCACTTCCGGACTCGGTGCGGATGAGCCCGGACCAGACCGAGGCCGTGCTCGACGCGATCGGCACCGCGTTGCTGGGTACCGAGCTCACCGTGGACGAACTCACCGAAGCCGTCGCGGACCTCGCCGGGCCGTGGGCCGCGGATCCGGTGATGCCGGCGTTCCAGACGTACTGGCCACGGTGGCGGCAGGTCCAGCACCTCGCGGGGCATCGAGGGTCGCTGTGCTTCGGACCGAACCGCGGCCGCAACGTGACCTACACCAACCCGCGTCGCTGGCTTCCGTCGTTCCGGCCGGCCGCGGCCGAGGAGGCGTTGCCCCGGCTCCTGCGCAGCTACCTGCGTGCGTACGGCCCGTCGACTCCCCAGCGGTTCGCGCACTGGCTGAACGCGCCGGTGTCGTGGGCACACTCGGTGTTCGAATCCGCGACCGGGCAGCTGTGCCAGGTCGACGTCGAGGGGAGCCCTGCCTGGTTGCCGGCCGGCGAGTCGGACGTGCCGGACGAGATGCCGAGCGGGGTACGCCTGCTGCCGTACTTCGACGGATACGCCTACCGGGTGGGGAACCAGCCGCCCGAGCACCTATGTCCGGGACGCGCTGCCGACCGGATCCTCGGCGGAAACTTCCAGGTGCTCCTGGTCGACGGGGTGGTCGGCGGACTGTGGCACCAGCGCCGAAGCGGCCGGCGGATCGCGGTCACCGTCGAGCCGCTGGTGGACCTGACCCCTGCCCAGCGCGGGGAGCTCGACTTGCAGGTGTGCCGGGTGGGTGAGGTGTTGCAGGGCAACGCGACGTTGACGATCGGCCGGGTGACCGTCGGCAGCCACGGCTGAGACCGACTCGGCCGGGTCGGCCGACTGAGAACACCGTCCGGCAGATGCCGGAAGTAGTCCGCAGAGTGAGGCGCAGATGCGAGGCGGTTCGGGGCTGTCGGCTGGCACCTGCGCCCGCTATGGTGTCGGCGTGGCATCGTTTCGAATCAGTGAGGCCGCCGAGCTCCTGGGCGTCAGCAACGACACGGTACGTCGTTGGGTGGACGCAGGCCGGCTCGCCGCGGACCGGGACGGGCAGGGACACCGGGTGGTGGCCGGGCAGGACCTGGCCGCGTTCGCCCGTGCGCAGGCAGGCGACCCGGACGCGGACGAGGGCACCAGGTTCTCCTCCGCCCGCAACCGGCTCCGCGGCATCGTCACCGCCGTCGCCAAGGACACCGTGATGGCCCAGGTCGACATCCAGGCCGGGCCGTTCCGGGTGGTCTCGTTGATGAGCCGGGAGGCGGTGGACGAACTCGGCCTGGAGGTGGGCTCGGTGGCCGTCGCGGTGATCAAGTCGACGAACGTCGTGGTCGAACGCGCGGACCGGTCATGAGCGCGCGCCTGCGCCCCGCCGTCGCCGTCCTCGCCGCGGCAACGCTGGCCGGGCTGGCCGGGCTGGTCGGCCTGGCCGGCTGCGGGGGCGGTACGAACTCCGCCGGCGACGACTCCGGCAACCCTCCCGGCAGGAGTGCCACCAGCACGAAGTCCCACATGCCGAAGGTCTCCGGGACGATCACGGTGTTCGCCGCCGCCTCCCTGACCGAGTCCTTCACCACGCTGGGCAAGGAGTTCGAGGCCGCCCACCCGGGCGTCACGGTGCGGCTCAGCTTCGGCGGCAGCTCCGCCCTGGCCACCCAGATCAACCAGGGCGCCCCCGCGGACGTGTTCGCCTCGGCCGCCCCGGCCAACATGCAGGCCGTGACCGAGCAGGGTCACGGGGCCGGCAGCCCGACCACCTTCGTCCGCAACCAGCTCGTGATCGCGGTGCCGAAGGGAAACCCGAAACACGTGCGAGGGCTGGACGATCTGACGAGGCCGGGGACGAAGGTCGCGCTGTGCGCGGAGCAGGTGCCCTGCGGCGCGGCAGCACGAAGGGCCCTGACGGCGGCCCACGTGAAGCTCACTCCGGTGACGCTGGAGCCCGATGTCAAGGGCGCCCTGACAAAGGTCAGGATCCGCGAGGTCGACGCGGCACTCGTCTACCGCACGGACGTCCGCTCGGCCGCCTCCGACGTCGACGGGGTGGAGTTTCCCGAGTCGGCCAAGGCGGTCAACGCGTACCCCATCGTCGTTCTGAAGGACGGCCGGAACCCGAACGGTGGCAGGAGATTCGTCGACTACGTGCTGTCCGGTCGTGGACGGGACGTGCTCACCCGCGCGGGGTTCCGGACTCCGTAGAGTCCATCTCCATGACGGGATTCGCTTCCGGCAGGGAGCTCAGCGCGCGGTTCTACCACGAGGCCGTGCGGCCGGTCCTGGACGCGACGTCTCCGGGGTTGCCGCACAGCGCGGCGCTTCTCGGCCGGGGCTCGGAGGTGCTGGGCTTCGACGACGAGATGTCCGCGGACCACGACTGGGATGCGCGCGTGCTGGTCTTCCTCTGTGAGAAGGACCAGGCCCGGCACGGTGATGCTCTCGACGACGCACTGCGGGCGCGGCTGCCCGCCAGGTTCGCGGACCATCCGACCAAATACGAGATCCACACCCTGCGTGGCTATTTCCTCACCCACCTGGGTTTCGACCTCGACGACGAGCTCGATGCGCACGACTGGCTCACCTTTCCCGAGGAACGACTCCGGATGTTCACCGCCGGCGCCGTCCACCACGACGACGTCGGGCTGCAGGCTGTCCGTGACCGGTTCGCCTACTACCCGCACGACGTCTGGCTCTACCTCCTGCTGGCGGGTTGGTGGCGGGTCCATCCCGAGGCCAACCTGGTCGGTCGAACCGGCTACGTGGGTGACGAACTCGGGTCGGCGATCATCGGTGCTCAGCTGGTGCACGACCTGATGGCGTTGTGTTTTCTGATGGAACGCCAGTACGCGCCGTACTCCAAGTGGTTCGGCACCGCCTTCTCCAAGCTCGCCTGCGGCGCCGGGCTGTCGCCCGTACTCACGCGGGCTCTTCGGGCGGTCAGCTGGCCCGAACGCCAGGAGGCGTTGGCAGTGGCCTACGAATCGGTCGCGGCCATGCACAACGCGCTGGGTGTCACCGAGCCCGTCTCCACCGAGGTGCACCAGCTGTGGAACCGCCCGTTCGAGGTCGTCTGGGGAGACTTCCCCGGCGCGCTTCGGACGCGGATCACGGACCCGGCGGTGGACCGCATCGCACGCCGCTGGCCGGTCGGACGGATCGACCAGGTACGAGACCTGTTGCCGGTGCCGCGCCACCGGCAGGAGTTGCTGCGCCTGTACGAGGAGCCTGACGAGAGGTAGTCGTTCGCGCCCGCGGGGGAGTGGGGCGTACTGTCCGCGGGATGAGTGAGCTGGTTCCCGTGCTGTGGATCTGCGGGCCGCCGGGAGTAGGCAAGTCGGCGGTCGGCTGGGAGGTCTTCACCCAGTTGGTCGGCTCCGGTGTGAACGCCGCCTACGTCGACCTGGACCAGCTCGGCATGTGTTATCCCGAGCCCGCGGACGATCCGGGCCGCCACCGGATGCAGGCGACGAACCTCGCTGCCGTCGTGGCCAACTACGCGGCCGCCGGGGTCAGGTGTGTGGTCGCCTCGGGGCTCCTCGACCCCGAGAGCGACGCACCGGTGGGGCCGCTGCCGCGGGCGGCGGTGACCGTGTGCCGGTTGCGGGCCGCCGACGACGTACTCCGTGAGCGGTTCGTCGGCCGCGGCGTCCAGGCCGAGCTGGTGGACGCCGTCCTACGGGAGGCGGCGGCGCTGGACGCCGGCGACTCCGGCGACGTCCGAGTCGACACCACCGGCCTGCCCGTCCCCGAGGTGGTACGCCTGGTGCGTGCGCGGATCGGGCAGTGGCCGGGCCCGGCAGGGACGGTCTCGGCTGCCGGGCCGGCGCCGCGACGGATCAGCCACGCACCCGGTCCGATCGTGTGGGTGTGCGGCGCCAGTGGGGTCGGCAAGTCAACGGTGGGTTGGCAGTTGTTCGAGCACGCGCGGGCAGGGGGCGTGCCCGCGGCGTTCGTCGACCTGGACCAGCTCGGCCACTTCCGGGTCCAGGCCCCTGGCGTGGATCCCCACCAGATCAGGGCGAACAACCTCGCGGCAGTGTGGGACACGTTCCATGCCGGCGGAGCTCGGTGCCTGGTCGTCAACGGGCCGGTCGACGACCCCGCCTCGGTACGCACCTACGCCGACGCGGTGCCGGCCGCGACGCTGACCGTGTGCCGGCTCCACGCCGGGACGGAGGAACTGACCCGCCGGATGCTGAGGCGCGGCCGGGGCGGCAGCTGGTGGCAGCCCGGCGATCTGCTGAGAGGCCAGCCGGACTCCTTCCTGCGGGAGATGGCGAACGACGCGGCGACGGCCGCGGCCCGCCTGGAGCAAGCCGGGGTTGGCGACCTCCGGGTCGACACGGACGGGCGTACGGTCGAGCAGGTGGTGCAAGCCGTCCTTGCCCGTACCGGCGGCTGGCCGGCTACGGCCCGACCGATGTCTGCTTGTCCCGGGCGGCGGTGACCCCGGACACCGTGACTGCCAGCACCATCAGTGCCGAACCCAGCAACAGCCAGCCGGTGGGCATCGGCTCGGACGGCACGAGGGCGTCCAGCGCGATTCCGCACACCAGCTGGCCGGACAGGGCCGCCAGCACCGTCCGCAGTACGCCGATCGACCTGGCCGCGATCATGTTCGCGCCGGTGACCACGAGGGCGAGCACGCCACCGAGGTAGGCCCACCAGGTTGCCGGCCAGCCGGCGAACGGCAGGGCACCCACAGTGGCGAGCACTCCCGCGGCCAGGCCGAGCGCGGTGGTGCCCACCGTCGCGTTCACCAGCGACGCCGCGCCCACGTTGCGGGCAACCGTCGCCAGCCTGGCGTTCAGTGCGGCCTGGACCGACCGTCCCATGCCGAGGACCAGGACGAAGACGATCACCGCGAGCGCCACGTGGGCTGCCGAATGACCGATCTGAGCGACGGCCATCGCGACGACGGCCAGCGCCGCCCCGGCCACCCTTCCCGTACTCACCGGGAGTCGACCGGAGGAGCCGAGACCGACCCGGTCGGCGGCGAGGCCGCCCACTCCGGTGCCGCAGACCGAGACGACGGTGAACAACGCAACTCCGAGGATCGGCGCGGCCAGGGCAGTACCGGCGACCGAAGCCGCTCCCAGGACGCCGCCCAGGTAGGCCCACCACGGCAACCGTTCGCGAGCGACGCGCCGCAACGAGGTTCGCACGGCCGGTGAGGCGAAGGCGATCACGAGCAGGAGCACGGTGGCGAGTCCGTTGCTGACCAGCGCCGCGGTCACCGGCGTGCCGAGGCCGGTGGCCAGGCGGCCGTTCACCAGTGCCTGCGCGGCCGAGGCGGCGCCACCGGTGACGGCGACGGCCACCGCACCCGCTTGTCCGACGACGCCCGACAGCAACCGCCGGTCGTGCGTGTCGTCGGTCGGCGCCGTGCGGGAGACGCCAGGGTTCGGTGTCCGCGGTGGCGAGGGGCTCACTCCCACTCGAAACCGGGTCCCTGCGGAGCAAGCGCGCAGCCGCCCTCGAGTCGCGGGAACGCCGACGGCGACGACCGCAGGCCGGTCTCCAGCCAGACCGCGGTCGGTGCGCACAGCAGCAGGCTCAGCGCAGCCGGACCACCGCCGTGAGAGGCGTACGGTACGCCGAACGCCGAGGCCAGCGCTCCGACCGCGCGGATCTCGGTCGGCCCGCCCGCGCGGCGGAGGTCCGGCTGAACGATGTCGCAGCCACGGCGTTGGAAGAACTCACGGAACTGGCGGGCACCGTAGAGATTCTCACCCGCAGCGACCGGGATGAGCAGCCGGCTGGTGAGTTCGGCGTAACCCGCGAAGTCCTGTGCGGGCAGTGGTTCCTCGAACCACGTCACGCCCAGCTCGCCGAACGCCTCGCCCCGGCGCAGCGCCTCGCTGAGTGTCAAGACCTGGTTGGCGTCGACCATGAGCGCGACGTCGGGGCCGACCTGCGACCGGACTGCCTCGATCCGGCGTACGTCGTCGTCCAGGTCACCGGCGCCCACCTTGATCTTCACCCCGCGAAAGCCCTGCGCGACCGCCTCGCCGCACTGCTGCCGGAGTTCGTCGAGGTCGTAGTTGGACCAGCCGACCATCGCGTACGCGGGTACGCGATCGCGGTGGGCGCCCCAGAGTTGGTACGTCGGCACGCCGTGGGCCTTGCCCAGCAGGTCCCACAACGCGACGTCGACCGCGCTGATGCCGAACGTCGCGAACCCCGCGGTGCCGTGGTACTCGGTCTCCATCTTCAGCGACTCCACGATCGCCGGGATCCGGGTGGCGTCCTGGCCGACCACCAGCGGAGCGAGCACCTCGTCGATGAAGACCGACAACGCCTTCGGCGCCCCGTCGATCCGCCCGAATGACGACGAGCCGCGCCCGACCAGTCCGCCTTCGGACTCGATCTCCACGCTCACCGAACCGCCGCCGGTCAGGGTCTGCAGGGCGTCGCGGATCGGCCGGGCCGCGTGCGGGCGCACCGAGTAGGCCGTACGCACTTCCTTCACCCGCATGACTGTCTTCCCCGCCTCGTCTCGTTGCGTTGGTTCTGCGGCTTCGTACGCTGTCACCAGTCGGAGACGGAGTTGTCCTCCCGGCGGAGGATGTGCGTGCCCGCCATCTGATAGGGCTCGGCGAGTGCCGCCTCGTCGTCCAACTCCACGCCGAGGCCGGGGGATCCGCCGCTGTAGAGGTTGCCGCCCTCCAGCCGCATGTCGGTGGTCACGATGTCGGCGAGGATGTCCGGCCGCCAGGTGAGTTCCTGGACGGCGAACAGCGGTGTGGACAGGTCGAAGTGCAGGCAGGCCGCGGTTGACACCGGCCCGAGTGGGTTGTGCGGGACCTGTTCGATGTAGTGCGTCTCACACCAGCCGGCGACTTTGCGTGCCTCGGTGAGGCCACCGCAGATGCACAGGTCCACCCGGCAGTAGTCCATCAGGTCCTGTTCGACGAGTTCGCGCCAGTCCCACTTGCTCGGAAGCTGCTCGCCGGTGGCGATCGGCACCGAGATGTGCTGGCGCAGGTAGGCGAACTCCGAGGGGTTCTCCGCCCGCAGTGGATCCTCGATGAAGAACGGCCGCATGGGCTGGAGCTCGCGGGCCAGTTCGATGGCGTACGGCGGAGTGGTGCGCTGGTGGAAGTCTACGCAGATCTCGACCTCCGGGCCCACCGCGTCCCGCAGCGCGCCGAAGGCCTCCACGGTCCACCGCACCGCTCGGGACTGTTCGTAGATGCCTTCCGCGCCCTGCCTGCTGCCCTCGCCGGCCCCGAACCGGATGAACTGCCAGCCCTGTTCGACCTGGCCCTTCGCGTAGTCGACCATCGCGTCGATCGCGCCGCGTGGGCCGTGGCCGGCGCCAGGTTGCTGAACGTGGCAGTAGCAGCGTGCGTAGTCGCGGGTGCGTCCGCCCAGCAGGTCGTAGACAGGGACGCCGAGTACCTTGCCGCGCAGGTCCCACAGCGCGATGTCGATGGCAGCCACAGCGGCGGAGTGGACGTGCCCGCCACGG encodes:
- a CDS encoding winged helix DNA-binding domain-containing protein; translation: MTNQLPTRLTWQQVCARRLQVHALARPAKDARPSEIVAATAGTHAQVMSAAELGIALRIEGATRVDVRHALWNEHSLIKTFGPRGTVHLLPAAELAVWTGALSAVALGPSPLPDSVRMSPDQTEAVLDAIGTALLGTELTVDELTEAVADLAGPWAADPVMPAFQTYWPRWRQVQHLAGHRGSLCFGPNRGRNVTYTNPRRWLPSFRPAAAEEALPRLLRSYLRAYGPSTPQRFAHWLNAPVSWAHSVFESATGQLCQVDVEGSPAWLPAGESDVPDEMPSGVRLLPYFDGYAYRVGNQPPEHLCPGRAADRILGGNFQVLLVDGVVGGLWHQRRSGRRIAVTVEPLVDLTPAQRGELDLQVCRVGEVLQGNATLTIGRVTVGSHG
- a CDS encoding mandelate racemase/muconate lactonizing enzyme family protein, yielding MKITDVKTFLVHDRERPSRNYTFVKIYTDEGVTGLGEAGVTGRELAVRGMVESFAPILRGMDPTRIEHIWQTLWRGHFFRGGHVHSAAVAAIDIALWDLRGKVLGVPVYDLLGGRTRDYARCYCHVQQPGAGHGPRGAIDAMVDYAKGQVEQGWQFIRFGAGEGSRQGAEGIYEQSRAVRWTVEAFGALRDAVGPEVEICVDFHQRTTPPYAIELARELQPMRPFFIEDPLRAENPSEFAYLRQHISVPIATGEQLPSKWDWRELVEQDLMDYCRVDLCICGGLTEARKVAGWCETHYIEQVPHNPLGPVSTAACLHFDLSTPLFAVQELTWRPDILADIVTTDMRLEGGNLYSGGSPGLGVELDDEAALAEPYQMAGTHILRREDNSVSDW
- a CDS encoding TOBE domain-containing protein, which translates into the protein MASFRISEAAELLGVSNDTVRRWVDAGRLAADRDGQGHRVVAGQDLAAFARAQAGDPDADEGTRFSSARNRLRGIVTAVAKDTVMAQVDIQAGPFRVVSLMSREAVDELGLEVGSVAVAVIKSTNVVVERADRS
- a CDS encoding mandelate racemase/muconate lactonizing enzyme family protein; protein product: MRVKEVRTAYSVRPHAARPIRDALQTLTGGGSVSVEIESEGGLVGRGSSSFGRIDGAPKALSVFIDEVLAPLVVGQDATRIPAIVESLKMETEYHGTAGFATFGISAVDVALWDLLGKAHGVPTYQLWGAHRDRVPAYAMVGWSNYDLDELRQQCGEAVAQGFRGVKIKVGAGDLDDDVRRIEAVRSQVGPDVALMVDANQVLTLSEALRRGEAFGELGVTWFEEPLPAQDFAGYAELTSRLLIPVAAGENLYGARQFREFFQRRGCDIVQPDLRRAGGPTEIRAVGALASAFGVPYASHGGGPAALSLLLCAPTAVWLETGLRSSPSAFPRLEGGCALAPQGPGFEWE
- a CDS encoding DUF4037 domain-containing protein translates to MTGFASGRELSARFYHEAVRPVLDATSPGLPHSAALLGRGSEVLGFDDEMSADHDWDARVLVFLCEKDQARHGDALDDALRARLPARFADHPTKYEIHTLRGYFLTHLGFDLDDELDAHDWLTFPEERLRMFTAGAVHHDDVGLQAVRDRFAYYPHDVWLYLLLAGWWRVHPEANLVGRTGYVGDELGSAIIGAQLVHDLMALCFLMERQYAPYSKWFGTAFSKLACGAGLSPVLTRALRAVSWPERQEALAVAYESVAAMHNALGVTEPVSTEVHQLWNRPFEVVWGDFPGALRTRITDPAVDRIARRWPVGRIDQVRDLLPVPRHRQELLRLYEEPDER
- a CDS encoding DMT family transporter; protein product: MSPSPPRTPNPGVSRTAPTDDTHDRRLLSGVVGQAGAVAVAVTGGAASAAQALVNGRLATGLGTPVTAALVSNGLATVLLLVIAFASPAVRTSLRRVARERLPWWAYLGGVLGAASVAGTALAAPILGVALFTVVSVCGTGVGGLAADRVGLGSSGRLPVSTGRVAGAALAVVAMAVAQIGHSAAHVALAVIVFVLVLGMGRSVQAALNARLATVARNVGAASLVNATVGTTALGLAAGVLATVGALPFAGWPATWWAYLGGVLALVVTGANMIAARSIGVLRTVLAALSGQLVCGIALDALVPSEPMPTGWLLLGSALMVLAVTVSGVTAARDKQTSVGP
- the modA gene encoding molybdate ABC transporter substrate-binding protein, whose protein sequence is MSARLRPAVAVLAAATLAGLAGLVGLAGCGGGTNSAGDDSGNPPGRSATSTKSHMPKVSGTITVFAAASLTESFTTLGKEFEAAHPGVTVRLSFGGSSALATQINQGAPADVFASAAPANMQAVTEQGHGAGSPTTFVRNQLVIAVPKGNPKHVRGLDDLTRPGTKVALCAEQVPCGAAARRALTAAHVKLTPVTLEPDVKGALTKVRIREVDAALVYRTDVRSAASDVDGVEFPESAKAVNAYPIVVLKDGRNPNGGRRFVDYVLSGRGRDVLTRAGFRTP